The Acutalibacter muris genomic sequence GCAGCGCCGTGGGCCTTGCCACCGCCACCCCGGAGGCCTTATACCCCTTCTTGCGGAAACGCCCCACAACGCCCTCGTTTCCCGTAAGGGACGGGGCCAGCAGCAGAAGCATACACCAGAACATCAGAAGCGCGGCAAAGGCCCAGCCCGCCGGCAGTATGGAAAAGCTCATGGGCAGAAGCAGCAGCGCGCCGGTCAGCCCGAAGGGGGCCCTGTTGTTCCTGCTCCTGACCCACATCCGGGCCATGGACCAGAAGAAGGGGAGGAGCAGCGCCATGATAAAGCTTGTGCACTCGCCTGTAATATCCACTTGGGCGGCGCCCACGGAATATGGCAGGCGCAGGGTTGGCAGGTCATAGTTCAGCTTGGCCCCATAGCAGTCCAGCATAAAGTTCACCGTGCGCACCGCCCCGTGGGCCGCCGCGTCAAAGCGGAAGATCACCATCAGCAGCCACGCCGCCCACCCCGGCAGCGATACCCGCCACCCGCGCTTGCGGCTATCCGTCTGCCGCCACACGGAGAAGGCTATGCAGACAAGGCCCATGACCACCAGCCATGGGGTGTATACCGGCACCCGAAAGGCCGTGATAAAGCACCCCCAGCCTCCAAGGCCCCCAAGGACCATAAGCGCCCCATAGAATACCGCCCGGCCAAGAGCTCCGTTCTCCTTCAGCAAAAGCCTTGGCTGGTCCAGCGTAAGGCCTGTATCTCTGTCCATCAGCGGTCCCCCCTTTTTACAGCATAAGCCCTTCCAGGTCCCCCGCCAGCGACCCGGGACGCACCTGCGCCCAGCAGGAATCCGGCGGCAGGCCCTTCCCTGTTTCCAGGGGCCGGGTGTGTATCACCGTCAGCCGGGCCGAGGGATACTCCCGGCCTATCATCTCCAGTGCGGCCGGGGCCGGCTCAGGACAGATGTAAGCTATCCGGGCAATATCCTGTGGCGCTCCCAGGGGCGTCCCCGCCGGGAAGGGCCCCTTGTCCCCATGGCAGAGCACCGCCTCCACGGCCATATTCCCCGCCTCCGGGCTGTCCACCTCAATAAACGTCAACTGTCGGCCCCTGGGGAAGCCCACCACATACTCCGCCCAGCAAAGGCAGTGGCTCAAGGTGGCAAGGGCATCCATAAGCAGGTCCGCCTCCTGGCTGTCCCCATATAAGTCCATAAGCAGCAGGGCCCGCTGGGCCATGGGCAGGCTGCCCTCCCGCACCAAAAGCCCTCCGGACTTCTGGGAGAGCTTCCAGTCCACCCGGTTAAGCCTGTCCCCGGGCCTATAGCCCCTAAGGCCGAAAAACTCCGTGGGGTCCCCGCCTGGTCTTGTGGGGGAATAGCGGTCGCTTTCCGCGTCCGGGGCCTGGCGGGGGCCCATGCCCACAAGAGTCTCATAGACGTTGGGCTGCACGATGACCTGGCACGCGCTCCCCGCCTTCAGCCGCACCGGTAGACAAAAAAGGCCCAGCAGGTCATAGGCCCGGGCCTTAGAGAGCCGGCAGATTATCCGCCCGCAGGTATGGGAAACAAGCCGCTGCTCCACCGCCTGGGGCCTGCGCCCCGGCGAGAGCTCCAGGGTCTCCCGCCGAGCCTCGCCGGTAAAGGTGTTCTCAATACTCAGCCGTACCCGAACCCGCCCGGACGGCAGGAACCAGCGGCTCCGGGCGGACACCTGCAGCGGCAGCGCGGCGGATTTGGCGGTCCTGGCCGCGCCGTTCCCCACCTCCACCGTGGCCCTGGCGGTAAGCATCCCCGGCAGGGACAGCGCCAGGGACAGCCAGGGCACCGTCAGGGACAGCAGGAATACATACCAGGAGTAGTAGCCGTTAAAGCAGATAAGGAAGGCTGTGGTGCAGAGCAGTATGAACAGATACAATAGCCGGTTTCTGAGCATAGGCGGCCCCCGGTCAGCGCAGAAGCTTTGGCGCCGGCACTGCGGAGAGCACGCCCTCCAGCACCGAAGGGGCGTCGCTGCCGGAGAGCCTTGCCTGGGGCTCCAGCGCCACTCTATGGGCCATAACGTCCTGGAACAGCAGGTGTATGTCCGCAGGCACCACATAGTCCCTTCCGCCCATCCAGGCCGAGGCCCGGCATATCCGAACAAGGGCTTGTCCCGCCCGGGGGCTGGCCCCCAGGCGCAAAGCCGGGTCCTCCCTGGTGGCGGTGCACAGGTCGGCCACATATTTATACAAATCGTCGGCCACGTGGACCCTGGCGGCCTCTCCCCGCATGGCCGTAACCTCCTCAAGACTGGCGGCTGCCCGGACGCTCTCAAGGGGGCGCTTGTCCTCGGTCTGCCTGAGAATGCCTATCTCCTGCTCAGCGGTGGGATAGCCGATGGAGAGCCTTATCATAAAGCGGTCCAGCTGGCTCTCCGGCAAGGGCTGGGTGCCCGCTGTACCAAGGGGGTTCTGGGTGGCAATAACCGTATACGGGCGCGGCAGTCTGCGGCTCACCCCGTCCACGGTGACCTGACCCTCCTCCATGGCCTCCAAAAGGGCGCTCTGGGTCTTGGCGCTGGTGCGGTTTATCTCGTCGGCCAGGAACAGATGGCACATAATGGCTCCGGGCCTATACTCCAGCTTCCCGCTCTCCCTTCCCAGCACCGAGTAGCCCACCACGTCGCTGGGCATGGTCTCTGGGGTAAACTGTACCCGGGAAAAGCTCATGCTCATGGCCCTGGAAAAAGCCAGGGCCATAGTGGTCTTGCCCACGCCTGGGTTGTCCTCCAAAAGGATATGCCCTCCCGCGATAATGGCCATCAGGGTCTTGCACACCACAGTGTCCTTGCCGATTATGGTCTTGCGCACCTCGTTTATTATACCTAACGCCTTTGGCTGCGTCATAGGAGCTTTCCCGCCTTTCCCGATATTCTTTACCCCCATTAACAAAAATAGGGAAGTTTACACTTCTCTACTTTTTCCCGAGCTATTCATAAATTGGAGCGGACGACGAGGCTCGAACTCGCTACCTCCACCTTGGCAAGGTGGCGCTCTACCAGATGAGCTACGCCCGCGCTTATGTCACTTATTATACACCCTTTCCCGGGATTTGTCAACAGAGAAATAAAAAGCAGGAAAAAAAACTTACAGCCCCCTCTGTGGGTATGGGGGGAGTTCTTCAGCGCTCATTTCTCTGTCCTCCAGTGAGCTCCAAACCGGTCGCAAACTCCAAAGGGAAACGCAAAAGCCGGGCCCCCAATAAGGAGACCCGGCCTTTTTACGCTTCTAAGCTTACAGCTTTATAACGTTAACAGCGCGCAGCTTCTCGCTGTTCTTGGGATCGGGCTCGGTCTCAAAAGTAACCTTCTGGCCCTCCTCCAGGGTCTTGAAGCCCTCGGCCTGGATGGCGGAGAAATGCACGAAGACGTCCTCGCCGCCCTCGTCGTTGGAAATGAAGCCATAACCCTTCTCTGCGTTGAACCACTTGACTGTACCGTTCATTTTTGGCACCTCCATAGAAATGTTTCGTAATCCGACTGCTTCACGAACACCCGGCTCAGAAACCGATAGTTAACCGAGCTTGCAAGGTCAACTATTGTCCCCCTGGCTAAGAAGAACTCACAGCTTGTGTAAATCATCAGACGCCCAATGACCTACAGAAACTGTGAGTACATTTTCGTGCTATCAGAATACAGTCAAAGTATACCACGGCGCGCAAGGTTTGTCAAGGGGATTTGAAATTTTTTACTTATCCTCCAGCTTTGGGACCCTGGCAAAGACCTCCATCACCGGCTCGCGCATCCAGAGCCCCGGGGTTATGCGCACCGAATACCCGAACCCGCCGTCACAGAGCCAGTCCTGGGGCGCCGCTTTCGGCAGACCGAAGGCGGCGAGTATGGAGGTCATCACCCCCGCGTGGGTCACCAGCACCGCCGGTGTAACGCCCCTTGCCATCATGTTCTGCACCAGCAGCTGGAAGCCCCTGCATATCCGCTGGAAAAACACCTGTCCGCTCTCGCCGTTCGGCGGGGCCCCCTGGCCCATAAGCCACTCCGGGAACCCCGGCTCGTCTTTCAGCTCCTCCGCCGTCTTATTCTCCCAGTCCCCGAAGTCGCACTCCGCCAGGTCCAGCACCACCTCAGGCTGGGCCTGCGGGTACAGAATTTTCAGCGTGTCCACGCAGGACACCGCAGGGCTCGCACAGTAGAGCTCTCCCTGGGGATACTTATACTCCCGCTTAAACTCCGCCAGCTCCGCCACCGCCCCCATGGGCAGCGGCGACTGGGCCCGGCCCACATACCGGCCCTCCAGAGCGCCCTGGGACGGCATGGCACGCAGAAGGTGTATCACGTATGACTTCATGAGGTCAGCTCCTTTCTTTTGGGTATTATACTTTATTTGGCAGGATTTTGCAAGCTGCGGGAGCGGGAAATGATTTGCAAACGCTCTTGAACTTTGTCGTTCCTTCTGGTACTATATATACGGAGTCCGCCGCGCGGTGGACGGTTGGCCCTTTACAGAGGGTCTGAAACCTCTGATTACATAGAAACCCGCAAGCGGGAATCTGGTATAAGGGGGATTAGCTTATGAGCGTTCCAATAGGCGATGTCTTGGGGATAATGACTACGTTGATAGTAGGCTTCATCAACATCATAGTCCTTCTCCTGATGGCCTTGATAGACGCAAAAAAAGTAACCGCCCCCGGCAAGGTTCGGTTACTTTTTTGCAAGACAAAATTCTAATCTAGCCTGGGCCAGCCGTTCACCGGCGGGCTCCTCTTTTTTCTGTCTCTATTATACCCCCTTCGGGGCCCATTGTCAAGCCCTCCGGGCTCAGTCCTCCATGGCCTTCTCGGTAATGGCCTTCTTCTTCCACTTGCCCCTCAAATAGGCGATGGTGGTCAGCACCGCGCCCACTACCCAGGATATCAGCAGCGAGAGGAACAGCGGGGTGGGCTCGCCGGAGCCCATTGCGCCGCCCTCGGGCCGGGTGAGGAACTCAAGGCCGTAGGCCACGGGCACCCGAACAATAACGGTGGTGATAAAGGAGATCCACATGGGAGTCATGGTGTCGCCCGCGCCGCGCATTACGCCGGAAAGTATCTGGGTGACGCTCATGGCTATGTATCCCACCGCCAGGGTGTTCAGCATCTGCTGGCCCAGCCTGATAACCTCCGGGGTATCGGTGAACATGAGCATAAGGTACTTGCCGAACAGCAGTATCAGCCCCACCAGCACCACCGACACGGACACGCCCATAATAAGCCCGGATTTCGCGCCCTTCTCGGTGCGGTCCAGCCGCCCCGCCCCCATATTCTGGCCAGTGTATGTAGTCATGGCCGAGCCGAAGGTGAAGTTGGGCATCATGGCAAAGCCGTCCACGCGCATTACAACGGTGTTGGCCGCCAGCACCGCCGTGCCGAAGGAGTTTGTAAGGTTCTGCACCACTATCATGGCAAGGGAGAAGATGGCCTGCGTAAGGCCGCTCGGGAGCCCCAGCTTGCACAGGCGCTTTACAAACGAGACCTTTGGCCAGAGGGTCCTAAGGGTCACGGTGAAATGCTCCCTCATCTTCAGAAGCCGCACCATGCACAGCACCCCAGAGATGAACTGTGACACTATAGTGGCCCAGGCCGCCCCGGCCACGCCCATCTTAAAGCCCGCCACGAACCAGATATCAAGGCCTATGTTCAGTATGCAGGCCGTCAAAAGGAACACCAGGGGCATGATGGAATCCCCAAGGCCCCTGAGCACTCCTGAGATGACGTTATAAAAGGCGCTGCCGATAAAGCCCAGGAACAGTATAAGCATATAGTCGCAGGCCATGTCAAAGATATCCTTCGGGGTGTCCAGCATGGACATCACGGGCCTTGTGATTATCGGACCCAGTATCATCACAAAAATCGTGCACACCAGGGTGGCGGTGATGGTGGTGCCGATGGTCTGTGAAAGGGAGTCCCGCTCCTTGGCCCCGAAATACTGGGACGCCATGACACTCGCGCCCACGGAAACGCCCATAAACAGCACCAGCAGAAGGTTTATAACCGGCCCGCTGGCCCCGATTGCCGCAAGGGCGCTGTCGCCCACATAGTTGCCCACTACGATGGAGTCCACCGTGCTGTAAAGCTGCTGGGCCATATTGCCGATAAGCAGCGGCACCGAAAAGCGCACCAGGTTTCTTGTGGGGCTGCCCACCGTCATGTCCTGGGCCTGGAACAGCGAGGAGAGCCTTCCTGCCATAAATTATCCTTCCTTCCCTTATCTCATTATTAGCTTATTATATCATAGAATCCTGTAAAAAGCTCTACCGCGTATTCGACAAAGTTAGCCTCCGAACAATCCGGTCTATCTAGTTATAGTACACAAAAGCAATTCGTTCGGTTGAACAACCTTTATACATTCATAGTGTATACTCCCTCTGCACATCGCAGGGCTCCTTCTCCATATGCCCCGGGTCCGGCTCCAGAGCCTCAGCACAGCATACTGTTCCCTTGAGCCTATGAGCCCTCCGTTGACGCTTGCGAAGCCCTTGAGAGTGTCCCCGTCAAAGGCCCCCCAGACCGCGCCGCCCCTTTGCAGCACACCCTCCAGCTGCCGGAGCACCCGCTCATGGTCCCCGCTGTCCCAGTCGTCCACAAAGGCGATATCCTTCACCACCCACCGGCCACCCTCCCTGCGCCAGCACTTTGTGACCTCCTGGCGGCGGGAGAAGCCCGAAAAGAGCTCTGCGTTCAGCCTTTCCATGCTGATTTTTTTATACTCTATCATGCGCTTCACCCCCAAAAAGTAAAGCGGGAGGCCTCCCCGGCCCCCCGCTGGTTTTAACTGAAACAGACCCTTACACGCCCGCCACCAGCGTAATAATGCGCAGCACGAACAGCCCGAAGGCAACCCACATTACCGGGTGGATATCCTTCACCTTGGCGGTGCAGACCTTCAGAAGGACCCAGGCCACGATGCCGAACATAATGCCGTTGGCGATGGAATAGGTGAAGGGCATCATCACAAGGGCCAGGAAACCGCCCACAACGTCCGCGATGTCGCCGTCGAACTTCATCTTCAGGACGGACTTCATCATCAGCAGGCCCACAAACAGCAGGGCCGGGGTGGTGGCAAAGCTGGGGATGGCCAGGAAGATGGGGGAAAGGAACAGGGCCAGCACGAACATCACCGCGGTGGAGATGGCCGTAAGGCCTGTCCGGCCGCCCTCGGCCACGCCTGCGGTGGACTCCACGTAGCTGGTGACCGTAGAGGTGCCCAGCACAGCGCCCGCCACGGTGCCGATAGCGTCGCTCATAAGGGCAGGGCCCGCGTTGGGCAGTTCGCCCTTATCGTTTAAGAGATTCCCCTGGTCGGCAACGCCGATAAGGGTGCCCACGGTGTCGAACAGGTCCACGAACAGGAAGGCGAACACTATGGCCGCGAAGTTCACAAAGTGCCCGGCCACAAAGCTGAAGTCAAACTTGAAGAAGGTGGGGGCCAGGGACGGCGGCAGAATACCGCTGCTGAAGTTGGGTATCAGAGAGTAGACGCCCGCGTCGGGATTCACCACGTACCAGCCCGCCAGCTCCGCGATAATGCCCAGCACCCAGGTGCCAAGAATGCCCCAGAGGATAGCGCCCTTTACCTTGAAATGCCACATAACGCCGATAAGTATCAGGCCCACAAAGGCCAGGACCACCTGGGGAGAGCCCAGATCGCCCATAGCCACCAGGGTGGAGGAGCTGACCGTCGCCGTGCCGTCCTCGCCCACAATAGCGAAAGCGTCAGTGGTGACGATGCCCGCGCCCTTCAGTCCCACAATGGAGATGAAAAGGCCTATGCCGGCGGAGATGCCATACTTGAGGTTGGCGGGCACAGAGTTCACCAGAGTCTCCCTGAACTTGAAGATGGAGAGGATTATGAAGATGATGCCCTCTACCAGGATGGCGGTCAGGGCCACCTTCCAGGGGTCGGTTATGCCCATACCGGCCACCATGGGCACAACGGTATAGGCGAAGTAGGCGTTAAGCCCCATGCCCGAGGCCAGGGCCACCGGGTAGTTGGCGAAAACGCCCATGATAATGGTCGCGATGGCCGCGGACACTGCCGTTGCGGTAAAGACAGCGCCCTGGTCCATGCCGGCGGCGGCCAGCATACTGGGGTTCACCGCCAGTATGTAGGCCATGGACAGGAACGTGGTAATACCGGCGATGACCTCTGTCTTCACGTCGGTGCCGTGCTCCTTCAGCTTAAAAAGTGCCAGAAGCTTTTCCAAAATTATATCCTCCTCTAAAGATTTGAGAGATAATTCCTGAAAAGAAATTTCAGGAAAATGATAGAACACTTTATTAGTATAACTGGTAATTCAAAGAAAATCAACCGTTTTGTTACAGATTATTCATATTTTTGCGTTCCTTCCTTGACTATTCGGCTTTCCCGTGCTATAATGTCAGAAATTTTTTTCAGGGAGGTACACAGATGGCCATAAAACTCTACCCCACCCCTGGGGATCTTCTTCGGGACAACAGCGCATTTTTTGAAAAGTACGAGGTACAGGCCCAGCTGAACCGGGGCAACGCCGCCGCCCATATGGACGAGCCCTGTACTCCCGCCCTGCTCTTTGGCAGGGTGGAGCTTAGCGGCAAGCCGGTCCTGCTCTTCGGCAACACCCTGCCCCGACACCTCTGCCTAAATGCCGCCCCGGACGCTGCGGGTATAGACAAAGCTATAACAGAACTTGCCGGGTACCTTCGTGAGAATAGTATAGAGATAACCGGCGTCACCGGTCGCGACTCTCTCTGCCGGGCGTTTATGAAAGCCTATGACGGAGAGTTCCGGCTGCGTGAAGCCTTGGACATTATGGTGCTGGAGACCCTCATAGTGCCCCCGCCCTGCCCCGGCACGGTCCAAAAAGCCGCCATGTCGGACCTGGACCTCATAGTGGACTGGAAATGCGCCCTTATCCGCGAGGCCATAGGAGAGGAGCCTGTGCCGGAACAGCTCAGGGAGACCACCCTCGACCAGCTAAAGCGCTCCGTCGTCTGGCTCATGCGGGACCCCTCCGGCGAACCTGTCTCCATGGCTAACTCGGGCAGGATGCTGGAGCGCGGGGCCTGTGTCTCCGGCGTGTACACCCCGCCGGAGCACCGTGGTAAAGGCTACTGTCAGAATACTGTCGCTGCGCTATGCAGGGAGCTCCTTGCCTGCGGCAAGTCGTATGTGACCCTATTTGTTGATAAGAAAAACCCGATCTCCAACCGGGTTTACCGGAAGATCGGGTTTGACATTCTTGAGGATTCGAGTGATTATAGATTGGTGTGACTTTCGCGTCGCTTCGCTCGCGTATAAGGTCGTGGGGCGCTGCCCCACACCCTGCAAGGTGCCTAACGCACCTTGACCGCGTCCTTACTCCGCCTTCCCCAGCTCACGCGTCAGCCACGCGTCCGCTATATCCAGCGCCAGGTACAATCCCTCTTTCTCGCTGGTCTTCACTATCTGCTTGCGGTTGCGTATCTCTGCGTCCGTACTCATAAGCTGCACCGACACCTTATCCGCCACCTGCAGCCCCTGCACGTCCTTCTTGGACTTCACGTCCAGCTTCACCACATACTTTTCCGTCATGCTCCCATAGTAAAGCGTGTCCCCGCTGCGCACCAGCGGCCTTCCCTTATAGCTGGGAAAGCCCCCCTGCGCCTTGGGGGCGCTTTTTTCGTTTTTCTTCTTCTCGCTCATTCCGCCGCCGCCCTTTCTGCTGTGATGTATTCCCGGGCTATTCGCCCAGGTATGACCGCACCATGGCCTTTAAAAGCTCGTCCCGGTCTATCCGCCGGATAAGGCTCCTGGCGTTGTTGTGCGTCGTGATATAGGTCGGGTCCTCCGAGAGGAGATACCCCACCAGCTGGCTTATGGGGTTATACCCCTTCTCCTTCAGCGCGTCATACACCGTCAGAAGTATGCGCTTCATGTCAGCCTCCCGCACCTCGTCCAGCGAGAAGGTTATCGTGCTGTTATCCATAGTGGGACACCTCCGTTTTTGGAATCGGTAGTATATTATAACAGTTTTCCCGCCAAAAAGCAAGTTATATTTAGCTCCTGAGCACAGCCCCCGCAGCCCCAAGCTTTTCCACAATTCCGTCCACAATGGGCTGTACCTCCTCCTTGGAGAGGGTCTTCTCCGTGGACGAGAACCCGAACCTCAGCGTCAGGCTCCTGCGCCCGGCCTGCTGGAAGGAGTCGATAAGACTTACCCCCGTAAGGTGCCCCGCGCCCTCCCAGGCCGGCTCCATGTCCGCAAAGCGCATTCCCTCGGGCAGCACCACCGACAGGTCGATGTCTATCCCCGGGAACCTGCTGGGCTCTTTATAGCCAAGCTCTCCCGCAGTCAATCCGGCGAACGCGTCCATGTCCAGCTCTCCGCAGACTACCGCCGCCTTGCGGTCGATATTCCTCAGCACCGAGGGGGTCAGTGTGCACACCCAGCCCAGGGACTCGCCCCCCGCCATAATAACGGCGGTGTTCCTGGGGTGCTGCCACTTGAACCTCGGCTCGCAGTTGGCAAGCTCCGGCTCCACCCGCTTGACGCTCCTTAAAAGGGCCTTCACCATGCCGATTAGCCGCATATAGAGCTCCTTCTCCCCCTCGGTCCTGCTAAAGAGGGCTATCCCCAGCTTCTTGTGCTCGTCCGCAAGGCCGTCCCCATTAAGCCCCTCGGCCACCCGGCCTATCTCGAACACGCCGAAGTCCGCAGAAAACGCCCTGTTCTCCTGCAAAACCGACAGCAGCGTCGGCCCCATGCTCCGGCGTATTATTTCGTGGTCCGGGGTCTGGGCGTTTATCAGCTTCACGTTCTCCTCGGGCTCTATCCCCAAAATCTTGCACTTTCTCGCGTCCTGCCAGATATAGGAGTGCACCTCGTGGAGCTTATACGTCTGCACCAAAAGGTCCTTAACAAAGTTGTCCGCCTTATTCTGCACGCTCTTTCTCTGTGGGTACAAGGGGCTGACGGTGGTCTTTATCTCGAAGTTGTCATAGCCGTAAATGCGGGTTATCTCCTCGATGATGTCCGCTTTAATGGTCACGTCCTTGGTGGCCCGCCAGCTGGGCACCTGCACGGTGAACCTGTCGCCCTCCTGCTTGGCCCCGAAGCCCAAGGACAAAAGCGTCTCAATAATCCTCTTGTCCTCTATCTCTATGCCGGTATACCTGTCTACATAGGCCTTGTCAAAGCTCAGCTCCACCTGGGGATAGCGCTTAACGTAAACGTCCGTCAGCCTTGAAATCACCTGGGCCCCCGGGTCGATGTCCAGCAGCAGCTTCATAAAGCGCCCGATAGCCGGCACGGTCATCTCCGGGTCCAGGGTCTTCTCATAGCGCATGGAGGCGTCCGTCCGAAGCCCCAGCCGGGTAGAGGACTTGCGTACCGAAGCCCCGTCGAAGTTCGCCGACTCTAAAAGCAGACTGTCCGTGTCGTCCTCTATCTCGGAGTCCAGGCCGCCCATGATACCGGCAACGGCAACAGGCGTATCTTCAAGTCCGTTGCCGGACTTGGTGCATATCATCAAAGTGTTCTCGTCCACTTTACGCTCCGTGCCGTCCAGGGTGGTGAAGGTAAAGGGAGCGTCAAAGCGCTTCACCCTTATGCTGTCCACCTTGGCGCAGTCAAAGGCGTGCATGGGCTGGCCCATCTCCAGCATGAGATAATTGGTAAGGTCCGCCAAAAGGTTTATTGCCCTGCTGCCGCAGTAGAAGAGCCTTATGCGCATATCCACCGGGCTCACCTTCTTGGTGATATTCCTCACTTTAAGCCCTGTGTACCTATAGCAGAGCTCCTTATCCTCCACCTCGATGTCTATGGGGTCGAGTTCGTCGAACTGCTCAAGAGAGACGGTCTCCAAGGGTTTAAGCTCCCGCCCGGACAGGGCCGCGAACTCCCTGGCTATGCCGTAGTGGCCCCAGAGGTCCGGGCGGTTTGTCAGGGACTTGTTGTCCACCTCGAACACGGTGTCTATTATGCCGTAGAGCTCCGTCATGTCCCGGCCCACCGGGGTATCGTCGGGCAGCTCCATGAGCCCGGAATGGTCGGCGGAGATGCCCAGCTCCTTTTCGGAGCAGCACATACCGTGGCTCTCATACCCCGCCAGCACAGCCATAGATATCTCCTGGCCGCCCACCATGCCGCCCTCCTTCACAAAGGGTACGATAAGACCCTCCCTTACGTTGGGCGCGCCGCAGACCACGTCGTATATCTTGTCCCCGCCGTCCACCTTTAA encodes the following:
- a CDS encoding DUF58 domain-containing protein, with amino-acid sequence MLRNRLLYLFILLCTTAFLICFNGYYSWYVFLLSLTVPWLSLALSLPGMLTARATVEVGNGAARTAKSAALPLQVSARSRWFLPSGRVRVRLSIENTFTGEARRETLELSPGRRPQAVEQRLVSHTCGRIICRLSKARAYDLLGLFCLPVRLKAGSACQVIVQPNVYETLVGMGPRQAPDAESDRYSPTRPGGDPTEFFGLRGYRPGDRLNRVDWKLSQKSGGLLVREGSLPMAQRALLLMDLYGDSQEADLLMDALATLSHCLCWAEYVVGFPRGRQLTFIEVDSPEAGNMAVEAVLCHGDKGPFPAGTPLGAPQDIARIAYICPEPAPAALEMIGREYPSARLTVIHTRPLETGKGLPPDSCWAQVRPGSLAGDLEGLML
- the pheT gene encoding phenylalanine--tRNA ligase subunit beta, giving the protein MLISMNWINDFVDLRGLDIPALIQRFTLSTAEVEDVYEMGRDLRGVVAGKILSVENHPDSKKLHLLKVDGGDKIYDVVCGAPNVREGLIVPFVKEGGMVGGQEISMAVLAGYESHGMCCSEKELGISADHSGLMELPDDTPVGRDMTELYGIIDTVFEVDNKSLTNRPDLWGHYGIAREFAALSGRELKPLETVSLEQFDELDPIDIEVEDKELCYRYTGLKVRNITKKVSPVDMRIRLFYCGSRAINLLADLTNYLMLEMGQPMHAFDCAKVDSIRVKRFDAPFTFTTLDGTERKVDENTLMICTKSGNGLEDTPVAVAGIMGGLDSEIEDDTDSLLLESANFDGASVRKSSTRLGLRTDASMRYEKTLDPEMTVPAIGRFMKLLLDIDPGAQVISRLTDVYVKRYPQVELSFDKAYVDRYTGIEIEDKRIIETLLSLGFGAKQEGDRFTVQVPSWRATKDVTIKADIIEEITRIYGYDNFEIKTTVSPLYPQRKSVQNKADNFVKDLLVQTYKLHEVHSYIWQDARKCKILGIEPEENVKLINAQTPDHEIIRRSMGPTLLSVLQENRAFSADFGVFEIGRVAEGLNGDGLADEHKKLGIALFSRTEGEKELYMRLIGMVKALLRSVKRVEPELANCEPRFKWQHPRNTAVIMAGGESLGWVCTLTPSVLRNIDRKAAVVCGELDMDAFAGLTAGELGYKEPSRFPGIDIDLSVVLPEGMRFADMEPAWEGAGHLTGVSLIDSFQQAGRRSLTLRFGFSSTEKTLSKEEVQPIVDGIVEKLGAAGAVLRS
- a CDS encoding AAA family ATPase; protein product: MTQPKALGIINEVRKTIIGKDTVVCKTLMAIIAGGHILLEDNPGVGKTTMALAFSRAMSMSFSRVQFTPETMPSDVVGYSVLGRESGKLEYRPGAIMCHLFLADEINRTSAKTQSALLEAMEEGQVTVDGVSRRLPRPYTVIATQNPLGTAGTQPLPESQLDRFMIRLSIGYPTAEQEIGILRQTEDKRPLESVRAAASLEEVTAMRGEAARVHVADDLYKYVADLCTATREDPALRLGASPRAGQALVRICRASAWMGGRDYVVPADIHLLFQDVMAHRVALEPQARLSGSDAPSVLEGVLSAVPAPKLLR
- a CDS encoding GNAT family N-acetyltransferase, with amino-acid sequence MAIKLYPTPGDLLRDNSAFFEKYEVQAQLNRGNAAAHMDEPCTPALLFGRVELSGKPVLLFGNTLPRHLCLNAAPDAAGIDKAITELAGYLRENSIEITGVTGRDSLCRAFMKAYDGEFRLREALDIMVLETLIVPPPCPGTVQKAAMSDLDLIVDWKCALIREAIGEEPVPEQLRETTLDQLKRSVVWLMRDPSGEPVSMANSGRMLERGACVSGVYTPPEHRGKGYCQNTVAALCRELLACGKSYVTLFVDKKNPISNRVYRKIGFDILEDSSDYRLV
- a CDS encoding cold-shock protein — protein: MNGTVKWFNAEKGYGFISNDEGGEDVFVHFSAIQAEGFKTLEEGQKVTFETEPDPKNSEKLRAVNVIKL
- a CDS encoding IreB family regulatory phosphoprotein — its product is MDNSTITFSLDEVREADMKRILLTVYDALKEKGYNPISQLVGYLLSEDPTYITTHNNARSLIRRIDRDELLKAMVRSYLGE
- a CDS encoding MATE family efflux transporter gives rise to the protein MAGRLSSLFQAQDMTVGSPTRNLVRFSVPLLIGNMAQQLYSTVDSIVVGNYVGDSALAAIGASGPVINLLLVLFMGVSVGASVMASQYFGAKERDSLSQTIGTTITATLVCTIFVMILGPIITRPVMSMLDTPKDIFDMACDYMLILFLGFIGSAFYNVISGVLRGLGDSIMPLVFLLTACILNIGLDIWFVAGFKMGVAGAAWATIVSQFISGVLCMVRLLKMREHFTVTLRTLWPKVSFVKRLCKLGLPSGLTQAIFSLAMIVVQNLTNSFGTAVLAANTVVMRVDGFAMMPNFTFGSAMTTYTGQNMGAGRLDRTEKGAKSGLIMGVSVSVVLVGLILLFGKYLMLMFTDTPEVIRLGQQMLNTLAVGYIAMSVTQILSGVMRGAGDTMTPMWISFITTVIVRVPVAYGLEFLTRPEGGAMGSGEPTPLFLSLLISWVVGAVLTTIAYLRGKWKKKAITEKAMED
- a CDS encoding histidine phosphatase family protein; protein product: MKSYVIHLLRAMPSQGALEGRYVGRAQSPLPMGAVAELAEFKREYKYPQGELYCASPAVSCVDTLKILYPQAQPEVVLDLAECDFGDWENKTAEELKDEPGFPEWLMGQGAPPNGESGQVFFQRICRGFQLLVQNMMARGVTPAVLVTHAGVMTSILAAFGLPKAAPQDWLCDGGFGYSVRITPGLWMREPVMEVFARVPKLEDK
- a CDS encoding NCS2 family permease; translation: MLEKLLALFKLKEHGTDVKTEVIAGITTFLSMAYILAVNPSMLAAAGMDQGAVFTATAVSAAIATIIMGVFANYPVALASGMGLNAYFAYTVVPMVAGMGITDPWKVALTAILVEGIIFIILSIFKFRETLVNSVPANLKYGISAGIGLFISIVGLKGAGIVTTDAFAIVGEDGTATVSSSTLVAMGDLGSPQVVLAFVGLILIGVMWHFKVKGAILWGILGTWVLGIIAELAGWYVVNPDAGVYSLIPNFSSGILPPSLAPTFFKFDFSFVAGHFVNFAAIVFAFLFVDLFDTVGTLIGVADQGNLLNDKGELPNAGPALMSDAIGTVAGAVLGTSTVTSYVESTAGVAEGGRTGLTAISTAVMFVLALFLSPIFLAIPSFATTPALLFVGLLMMKSVLKMKFDGDIADVVGGFLALVMMPFTYSIANGIMFGIVAWVLLKVCTAKVKDIHPVMWVAFGLFVLRIITLVAGV